In Paraburkholderia sprentiae WSM5005, a genomic segment contains:
- a CDS encoding TetR/AcrR family transcriptional regulator translates to MSRIAARKPGAIGIRAKQAQDTRAKILKAAIKVFAKQGYASGRIESISKAARSHDRMIYYYFGSKEQLFIEVLETIYTQFNEAESKLDLDLRDPVHGLEQMVEFVWQYYLDHPEFVTLLSSENLHQGKHAKKSLKLREISGFAISVVQKLLDAGRAQNVFRADIAARDVYLMIASLGYFYNANQYTLGAFLGEPLMDKAALAHWREVIRETVLRAVCVQMPASVVATTTA, encoded by the coding sequence ATGAGTCGCATCGCTGCCCGCAAGCCGGGCGCCATCGGTATCCGTGCGAAACAGGCGCAGGACACCCGCGCCAAGATCCTGAAGGCTGCCATCAAGGTGTTCGCGAAGCAGGGATATGCGAGCGGCCGCATCGAAAGTATTTCGAAGGCCGCGCGTTCGCACGACCGGATGATCTACTACTACTTCGGCAGCAAGGAGCAGTTGTTCATCGAAGTGCTGGAAACGATCTACACGCAGTTCAACGAAGCGGAAAGCAAACTCGATCTCGATCTGCGCGATCCGGTGCACGGCCTCGAACAGATGGTCGAGTTCGTTTGGCAGTACTACCTCGATCACCCGGAGTTCGTGACGCTGCTGTCGAGCGAAAACCTGCACCAGGGCAAGCATGCGAAAAAATCGCTGAAGCTCAGGGAGATTTCGGGTTTCGCGATTTCGGTCGTGCAGAAGCTATTGGACGCGGGTCGCGCGCAGAACGTGTTTCGCGCCGATATCGCGGCGCGCGACGTGTATCTGATGATCGCGTCGCTCGGCTATTTCTATAACGCCAATCAGTACACGCTCGGCGCGTTTCTCGGCGAACCGCTGATGGACAAGGCCGCGCTCGCGCATTGGCGCGAGGTGATCAGGGAGACGGTGTTGCGGGCGGTGTGCGTGCAGATGCCGGCGAGCGTCGTAGCGACGACTACCGCGTAA
- the pcaD gene encoding 3-oxoadipate enol-lactonase produces the protein MPYAAVNGTELHYRIDGDRHGHAPWLVLSNSLGTDMSMWTPQVAALSKRFRVLRYDTRGHGHSEAPKGPYTIDQLSGDVLGLMDTLKISRANFCGISMGGLTGIALAARHGDRFERVVLSNTAARIGSPEVWVPRAAKARHEGMFALADAVLPRWFTADFIEREPVVLAMIRDVFVHTDKEGYASNCDAINAADLRPEAPGIKLPTLVISGTHDLAATPAQGRELAQAIPGARYVELDASHISNIEKLGEFTKTVLDFLTEPK, from the coding sequence ATGCCCTACGCCGCAGTCAACGGCACCGAGCTTCACTATCGTATCGACGGCGACCGCCACGGCCACGCGCCGTGGCTCGTGCTGTCGAATTCGCTTGGCACCGATATGTCCATGTGGACGCCGCAAGTCGCGGCGCTCTCGAAGCGCTTCCGCGTGCTGCGCTACGACACGCGCGGCCACGGTCATTCGGAAGCGCCGAAGGGTCCTTACACGATCGATCAGCTGAGCGGCGACGTGCTCGGCCTGATGGATACGTTGAAGATCTCGCGCGCGAATTTTTGCGGCATCTCGATGGGCGGGCTGACCGGTATCGCGCTCGCGGCGCGCCACGGCGACCGCTTCGAGCGCGTCGTGCTGAGCAACACCGCCGCACGCATCGGCTCGCCGGAAGTGTGGGTGCCGCGTGCCGCGAAGGCGCGCCACGAAGGCATGTTCGCACTCGCCGACGCGGTGCTGCCGCGCTGGTTCACCGCAGACTTCATCGAACGCGAGCCGGTCGTGCTGGCGATGATCCGCGACGTGTTCGTGCACACCGACAAGGAAGGCTACGCATCGAACTGCGACGCGATCAACGCGGCCGATCTGCGCCCCGAAGCGCCGGGCATCAAGCTGCCGACGCTGGTGATCAGCGGCACGCACGATCTGGCCGCCACGCCTGCGCAAGGCCGCGAACTCGCCCAGGCGATTCCGGGCGCGCGCTACGTCGAACTCGACGCCTCGCATATTTCCAACATCGAAAAGCTCGGCGAGTTCACGAAGACCGTGCTCGACTTCCTGACGGAGCCAAAATGA
- a CDS encoding tlde1 domain-containing protein — MVRTTNEEKKMVWIYKQTSGEMYHNGVLMEKKGYSGKREGKNKRRMQYVRDKGPIPIGRYEITAPFDHTHTGKYSLRLNPVCGTCLGGRDGFMIHGDSLSDPGNASNGCIVIDKRIRKKMWDSGDRWLEVE; from the coding sequence TTGGTTCGTACAACCAATGAAGAAAAGAAAATGGTGTGGATTTACAAACAGACCAGCGGCGAGATGTATCACAACGGCGTTCTCATGGAAAAAAAGGGATATTCGGGCAAACGTGAAGGAAAGAATAAGCGCCGCATGCAATATGTGCGCGACAAAGGTCCCATTCCCATTGGCCGGTACGAAATTACCGCACCGTTTGACCATACGCACACAGGAAAATATTCACTGCGGCTTAACCCCGTTTGCGGAACGTGCCTGGGCGGGCGTGACGGCTTCATGATCCACGGCGATAGCCTCAGTGACCCGGGCAACGCGTCAAACGGCTGCATCGTTATCGACAAGCGAATACGCAAAAAGATGTGGGACAGTGGTGACAGATGGCTGGAGGTGGAGTAA
- the pcaC gene encoding 4-carboxymuconolactone decarboxylase produces MNDEDRYEAGMGVRRAVLGNAHVDRSLANRTELTDEFQNLITRYAWGEIWTREGLPRHTRSLLTIAMMVALNRNEELALHLRAAKNNGVTREQIKEVLLQTAIYCGVPAANSAFHLADKLFREDDAAVAAKS; encoded by the coding sequence ATGAACGACGAAGATCGTTACGAAGCCGGTATGGGGGTGCGTCGCGCGGTGCTGGGCAACGCGCACGTCGATCGTTCGCTCGCGAATCGCACGGAGCTGACCGACGAGTTCCAGAACCTGATCACGCGTTATGCGTGGGGCGAGATCTGGACGCGTGAAGGTCTGCCGCGTCATACGCGCAGCCTGCTGACGATCGCGATGATGGTGGCGCTCAATCGCAACGAAGAACTCGCGCTGCACTTGCGCGCCGCCAAAAACAACGGCGTGACGCGCGAGCAGATCAAGGAAGTGCTGCTGCAGACCGCGATTTACTGCGGGGTGCCGGCGGCTAATTCCGCGTTCCACCTGGCCGACAAGCTGTTCCGCGAGGACGATGCGGCTGTGGCGGCGAAGTCGTAA